One window of Flavobacterium dauae genomic DNA carries:
- a CDS encoding DUF3872 domain-containing protein, which produces MITIFNKFRIGMLPIYLMLAILTGSISLVSCSKDDELEIQNDFPFEVNVMPVPKEVANGQTVEIRITIQRSGNYQNTQYYLRYFQFDGQGTLRYYDEPPYLPNDLYPLPTEQFRLYYTSTSAVSQAFEVWISDSFGNEKQISFQFNSSD; this is translated from the coding sequence ATGATAACAATATTTAATAAATTCAGAATAGGAATGTTGCCAATATACCTAATGTTGGCAATCCTGACAGGTTCTATTTCGCTGGTATCTTGCAGTAAAGATGATGAACTTGAAATACAGAACGATTTTCCTTTTGAGGTCAATGTAATGCCCGTACCTAAAGAGGTTGCCAATGGGCAGACCGTAGAAATCAGGATAACCATACAGCGTAGCGGTAACTACCAAAATACGCAATACTACCTACGCTATTTCCAATTTGACGGACAGGGAACATTGAGGTATTACGATGAACCGCCGTACCTGCCGAATGATTTGTACCCGTTGCCAACAGAACAATTCCGTTTGTACTACACTTCAACGTCTGCCGTATCACAAGCCTTTGAGGTGTGGATTTCGGACAGCTTCGGGAACGAGAAACAAATAAGTTTTCAGTTTAACAGTAGTGATTAG
- a CDS encoding conjugal transfer protein TraO, with product MKKYIYTVMLLLAGITVAQAQRMLPKQKGLEVSTGILSNDKIGNDYYINIGMTVNGMHGNYQIWALEYTHQYHDYKMHQIPQETYTAEGGYSFFLLGDARKNITLNFGITGVVGYESINRGETMLYDGAKILSDDNFVYGAGGRFTFETYLSDRFVLVLQGRTKVLWGTNLRQFRPSAGVGLRFNF from the coding sequence ATGAAAAAGTATATCTATACCGTGATGCTCCTTTTGGCGGGTATCACGGTGGCACAGGCACAAAGAATGCTGCCGAAACAAAAAGGATTAGAGGTAAGCACAGGCATACTGTCCAATGATAAAATCGGTAACGATTATTATATCAATATTGGTATGACCGTAAACGGTATGCACGGCAATTATCAGATTTGGGCTTTGGAATACACACACCAATACCACGACTATAAAATGCACCAAATACCGCAGGAAACTTATACCGCAGAGGGTGGTTACAGCTTCTTTCTGTTGGGCGATGCCCGAAAAAACATTACGCTGAACTTCGGCATAACAGGCGTAGTGGGTTACGAAAGTATCAATCGTGGCGAAACAATGTTGTATGACGGAGCAAAGATACTGAGCGATGACAATTTTGTGTACGGAGCTGGCGGACGGTTCACGTTTGAAACGTACCTGTCAGACCGATTTGTGCTTGTCCTGCAAGGGCGTACAAAGGTCTTGTGGGGTACGAATTTGCGACAATTCCGACCGTCCGCAGGTGTGGGATTAAGGTTTAATTTTTAA
- the traN gene encoding conjugative transposon protein TraN codes for MKNLFRTFWAVALTVGFAVTSFAQDSANAKTPLALGKIEPYKMEVTYDKTSHLIFPTGIRYVDLGSEYLIAGKAEDAENVLRVKASVRDFEPETNFSVITNDGRFYSFNVYYSGYPDALSYDLLTMQKAVDKSNGNDVLFEELGNNPPSLAGLLLETIYKKDKRIVKHIGAKSFGIQFILKGIYIHNGKYYFHTELRNKTNVPFDIDFINFKVVDKKVAKRTVVQERPMIPLRTYKPLEDGISGKSTEQNVFLLDKFTITDDKVLLIEIFEKNGGRHQTLQVENSDLIKARVISDMHLKF; via the coding sequence ATGAAAAATCTTTTTAGAACATTTTGGGCGGTTGCCCTGACAGTCGGCTTTGCCGTAACCTCTTTTGCACAGGATAGTGCGAATGCAAAAACCCCGCTCGCATTGGGTAAGATTGAACCCTACAAAATGGAAGTAACCTATGATAAAACTTCGCATTTGATTTTCCCGACCGGAATAAGATATGTGGATTTAGGTAGCGAATACCTGATTGCAGGAAAAGCGGAAGATGCCGAAAACGTACTGCGTGTGAAAGCATCGGTAAGGGATTTTGAACCCGAAACCAACTTTTCCGTTATTACGAATGACGGACGTTTTTACTCTTTTAATGTGTATTACAGTGGGTATCCCGATGCGTTGAGCTATGACCTGCTGACAATGCAAAAGGCGGTAGATAAATCCAACGGAAACGATGTGTTGTTTGAGGAATTGGGCAATAATCCTCCGTCTTTGGCAGGCTTGTTATTGGAAACCATTTACAAGAAAGACAAGCGTATCGTGAAGCATATCGGGGCAAAGAGCTTCGGAATACAGTTCATTTTGAAAGGGATTTACATACACAATGGCAAATACTATTTCCATACGGAGTTGAGAAACAAAACCAATGTGCCGTTTGATATTGACTTTATCAATTTCAAGGTTGTAGATAAGAAAGTCGCCAAACGTACCGTAGTACAGGAACGTCCGATGATACCGTTACGAACCTACAAGCCTTTAGAAGACGGAATAAGCGGAAAATCTACCGAACAAAATGTTTTTCTGTTAGACAAATTCACGATTACCGATGATAAGGTACTGCTGATTGAAATTTTTGAGAAAAACGGGGGCAGGCATCAAACGCTTCAGGTCGAAAACTCGGACTTAATCAAAGCCCGTGTAATCAGTGATATGCACCTGAAATTTTAA
- the traM gene encoding conjugative transposon protein TraM → MKENENKKSVVRVTEGSPKETADVLENGTVNKAEKLKKPLIFGLMAVVFVGCMYLIFKPSEDKKELENIGLNDAVPQATGAGMPDDKGKAYEQEMLQQKIDEKRNALATLSDYWNTEDKDEPMDEYPEEDESYGYGGGRNSGRNSNPALNSYRSAQNTLSSFYEEPDYETQELRKQIEELKEQLADNDVPKAVTVDDQLALMEKSYEMAAKYLPANTNTSTAENTPTNGTVSGSSTNQKEHFVAFTPIRKNTVSALYREPTDSAFLADWNETRNRGFYTAGTTEQVVQPKNSIKACVHDEQTVVGETGVRLRLLEPAKTPIRTIPQGTIVTANAKFQSGRLQLKITSVELEGNIIPVDITIYDLDGQQGLYVPYSPEMNALTEMAGNMSQTGGTSVMLTQNAGQQVAADLSRGVVQGISGYFAKKVRTPKVTLKAGHQVFLVSK, encoded by the coding sequence ATGAAAGAAAATGAGAACAAAAAGTCGGTTGTTCGGGTAACTGAAGGTAGCCCGAAAGAAACCGCCGATGTACTGGAAAACGGCACTGTGAATAAAGCAGAAAAACTCAAAAAGCCTTTAATTTTTGGTTTAATGGCTGTTGTTTTCGTAGGCTGTATGTATTTGATATTTAAACCGTCGGAAGACAAAAAGGAACTCGAAAATATTGGTCTGAACGATGCTGTTCCACAGGCTACCGGAGCAGGAATGCCTGATGATAAAGGCAAGGCGTATGAGCAGGAAATGCTTCAGCAGAAAATAGATGAAAAGCGAAATGCCTTAGCAACGCTTTCTGATTATTGGAATACGGAAGACAAAGACGAGCCGATGGACGAATATCCCGAAGAAGACGAAAGCTACGGCTATGGTGGCGGCAGAAATTCGGGAAGAAACAGTAACCCTGCATTGAACAGTTATCGCAGTGCACAAAATACGCTATCCTCGTTCTACGAAGAGCCGGACTATGAAACGCAGGAACTTCGCAAGCAGATCGAAGAACTCAAGGAGCAATTAGCTGATAACGATGTGCCAAAAGCAGTTACTGTAGATGACCAGCTTGCCTTAATGGAGAAGTCCTACGAAATGGCAGCAAAGTATCTTCCTGCCAATACGAACACAAGCACCGCAGAAAACACACCTACAAACGGTACGGTTTCGGGGTCATCGACCAATCAGAAAGAGCATTTTGTGGCGTTCACACCAATAAGAAAGAATACCGTTTCTGCCCTGTACCGTGAGCCTACCGACAGTGCATTTTTAGCCGATTGGAACGAAACCCGAAACAGGGGATTTTATACGGCAGGTACTACCGAACAGGTGGTACAACCGAAAAACAGTATCAAAGCCTGTGTACATGATGAACAAACGGTTGTCGGCGAAACGGGTGTAAGATTACGATTATTAGAGCCTGCCAAAACCCCAATCCGTACAATTCCACAAGGAACGATTGTAACTGCCAATGCCAAGTTTCAGAGCGGACGTTTACAGCTTAAAATTACCTCTGTTGAATTAGAAGGAAATATCATTCCGGTAGATATCACCATTTACGATTTGGACGGACAGCAAGGTCTTTATGTTCCTTACTCTCCTGAAATGAACGCCCTTACCGAAATGGCGGGCAATATGAGCCAGACAGGAGGAACAAGCGTAATGCTGACACAAAATGCCGGACAACAGGTCGCTGCCGATTTAAGCCGTGGCGTGGTACAGGGAATTTCAGGCTATTTCGCCAAGAAAGTCCGTACACCAAAGGTTACGCTAAAGGCAGGGCATCAGGTCTTTTTGGTATCAAAATAA
- a CDS encoding nitrogen regulatory IIA protein — MKKLRENMDRYFDRLDDRWRSLPVGKQHLYTLYFFAGYLLLTAGVVAKVWYDTKRSKNDMHIEHIENPALKKDESPARLQDTLSTIIKKQDL, encoded by the coding sequence ATGAAAAAATTAAGGGAGAATATGGACAGGTATTTTGACAGGCTGGACGACCGTTGGCGGTCTTTGCCCGTAGGCAAACAGCACCTCTACACGCTATATTTCTTTGCCGGCTATCTGCTCCTGACCGCAGGGGTGGTTGCCAAAGTATGGTATGACACCAAACGGTCAAAAAACGATATGCACATAGAGCATATCGAAAACCCTGCCCTCAAAAAGGACGAAAGCCCTGCAAGATTGCAGGACACACTATCAACAATTATAAAAAAACAGGATTTATGA
- the traK gene encoding conjugative transposon protein TraK gives MEFKTLRNIENSFRQIRLYAIVFAVLCVGVVGFAVWKSYSFANEQRQKIYVLDNGKSLMLALSQDASINRPVEAREHVRRFHELFFTLAPDKNAIESNMSRAFNLADKSAFDYYKDLSEKGYYSRIISGNVQQRTEVDSVVCNFDTYPYAVRTYAKQFIIRSSNVTRRNLITSCYLVNSVRSDNNPQGFNIEKFAVIENRDLEVIER, from the coding sequence ATGGAATTTAAAACATTAAGAAATATTGAAAACAGCTTTCGACAGATACGTCTGTATGCGATTGTGTTTGCCGTTCTCTGTGTTGGTGTGGTAGGATTTGCCGTATGGAAATCGTACAGCTTTGCCAATGAGCAACGCCAAAAAATCTATGTCCTTGACAATGGCAAATCCTTAATGCTTGCCTTGTCGCAAGATGCGAGCATTAACCGACCTGTGGAAGCGAGGGAACACGTCAGACGTTTTCACGAACTGTTCTTTACGCTTGCTCCCGACAAAAATGCTATCGAAAGCAATATGAGCAGGGCATTCAACCTTGCTGACAAATCAGCCTTTGACTATTACAAAGACCTGTCGGAGAAAGGTTATTACTCCCGTATTATATCAGGAAATGTTCAGCAACGTACTGAGGTAGATAGTGTCGTGTGCAACTTTGACACCTATCCCTATGCGGTACGAACGTATGCTAAACAGTTTATCATACGGTCAAGTAACGTAACACGTCGAAACCTGATTACTTCCTGCTATCTCGTGAATTCGGTGCGTTCCGACAACAACCCACAGGGATTTAATATCGAAAAGTTTGCAGTAATAGAAAACAGGGATTTAGAAGTCATCGAACGATAG